The following are encoded in a window of Pecten maximus unplaced genomic scaffold, xPecMax1.1, whole genome shotgun sequence genomic DNA:
- the LOC117319970 gene encoding high affinity copper uptake protein 1-like, with protein MTIVIGVLYEAVKYLRQYIHRDIAITEPAEPETSDTTRLLADTYEQIRYSIRSREHLLQTLLYVVQMVCSYILMLVVMTYNVWVVVTMLVALGGGFFVCGWKVHQLGSLDIEASCQNECHTSPLKQELGRSEFRESELEPLREGMETNLDLDTNNTRETKI; from the exons ATGACCATTGTGATTGGGGTCCTTTATGAAGCGGTCAAGTATCTCCGCCAGTACATTCACAGGGATATCGCGATTACAGA ACCAGCTGAACCAGAGACTAGTGACACAACACGCCTTCTAGCTGACACCTACGAACAAATCAG ATACTCTATAAGGAGCAGAGAGCACTTGTTACAGACATTGCTATACGTGGTCCAGATGGTTTGTAGCTACATCCTCATGCTGGTGGTGATGACCTACAATGTCTGGGTGGTAGTCACCATGTTGGTGGCTCTGGGGGGAGGCTTTTTCGTCTGTGGATGGAAGGTTCACCAGCTCGGTAGTCTGGACATTGAGGCCTCCTGTCAGAACGAGTGCCACACCTCCCCTCTCAAACAGGAACTGGGACGTAGTGAGTTCCGTGAGTCTGAGCTGGAACCTCTGAGAGAGGGCATGGAGACCAACCTTGATCTTGACACCAACAACACAAGGGAGACGAAAATCTAG